From a single Lytechinus pictus isolate F3 Inbred unplaced genomic scaffold, Lp3.0 scaffold_19, whole genome shotgun sequence genomic region:
- the LOC129260651 gene encoding deoxycytidylate deaminase-like encodes MAVKREDYLDWADYFMAVAFLSAQRSKDPRTQVGACIVNDENKIVGIGYNGMPRGCSDESLPWQRKNDDWLETKIPYVCHAEMNAVMNKNCASVKGCTIYVALFPCNECTKVIMQSGIKEVVYMSDTKHDKPSMIASRRLLDAAGIQYRQHVPKQSRVTIDFGALEDEKDSTNDR; translated from the exons ATGGCTGTGAAACGAGAGGACTATCTTGATTGGGCTGATTATTTCATGGCCGTGGCTTTCTTATCAGCACAGAGAAGCAAAGATCCACGTACACAG gttgGAGCGTGTATTgtcaatgatgaaaataaaattgttggcATTGGATATAACGGGATGCCCAGAGGATGCAGTGATGAatcattaccatggcaacgcaagAATGATGATTGGCTGGAGACCAAAATTCCATATG TATGCCATGCTGAAATGAATGCAGTGATGAACAAGAACTGTGCATCAGTGAAAGGTTGCACCATCTATGTAGCTCTCTTCCCCTGCAATGAGTGTACCAAGGTTATAATGCAATCAGGAATCAAAGAGGTCGTCTACATGTCAGATACCAAACATGACAAACCTTCTATGATTGCATCAAGAAGGTTGCTGGATGCAGCAGGGATACAATACAG GCAACATGTACCTAAGCAGAGCAGAGTAACCATAGACTTTGGTGCTTTAGAAGACGAGAAAGACTCGACGAATGACAGATAG
- the LOC129260878 gene encoding protein Shroom2-like isoform X2, which translates to MGLKNLARCLLEFGDVQEVYAHIFCEVPALNVIRRRRNGTVGSSASDFRGPKSPDLRKQAQENAAMMKQTMYPTTTSSTTSSSIDPMPKEVAEQKPVNTKRVRKRESQPGSPRPKSWHTDLRALSQPDLSRMPQHSQRPGEHSQPRYRNPPTQYNQFHSSSDTSFMKSTYEEKISYHPHGRSTGNLNNNSAEDTIEPLPGHVQKKREAFERTILSQSMDKINTDDYGDGYSKRGFKGKEVITQGVNPNLRNISRDIEPAETYPKVVVATHINSVQSKAVLGRVPESGEQKGQKFGGAHDVNIYAVQMPERQIASSADSSVTRNYAQAHSNFAGHPQTSYVQSAFGANPHSTSYNSHQGEVRKVPPAIPKREDSKTKTQAYSDHVKSSSWPVSTISSETTCTLTVCPTIQPSELPPVKLMKTEKEQKSPSQSASQSNVNQNSNGAMQDIVVAKRIWIDDASEPEFNFEEGKIPSSDNTLNTNVSPPSPPVRDNENGHFKLKQSKTTRSSDDRFNTSDHLIQDYRSFLEKTEQQQENLKSYQPDSSVPENKNTRELLMRTCDFGKATQQDIVETSPMAQTQPARDSPRISWYQEKKNQERRRQRKRSSLSSEDSLNFSDFDQNRKNLGQNPARTWRNPSDSRDEEWKKSTTSQQQHPVESRISSHSRQSSDLDNPNAPRKRTPISPSLMEETFRMEQEPEQKTFTEKVERTGIRQESRDSRKSGIFDQNDDNQLEKIQSDSNLSENSILRRLKREGSFKNNVNLDPERSEGNETSARKIIPDTKRDLRNLGLTENVFKQDHRSKGNHYKSGSFTHDSRGYSADPRLMRTTPVPSSHQRTHSIDTYNRNPPRRHESFERRGNGVSRESSFSEHNVAEKQGYWEAKSQENDPERDKGEHKKSKSDSDQHPKADKQRKKMSDPINKPQNVRKTSDPENRQQIWDALKGFMDYRRSPPGTSPSSSRPSSMYGSEQSLHRSEMHQSTSSLVSGYSSSRHYPQDSISSIGSSFSYPLHQPQDSGFGSNSDISQVRSPHSPPQTGVVSPKDVRVAASISRNSVTSPGPQYQSSNVGNERRRSHQIQRPHPSKHLTSRMSVDSNLPNYRNQQEMTRSNRSPQEKLDFSPTRQISPLPSYNVHVAERVPISSLKEEEINKEGTIYYESLQPEHTETEANHRIFRFPPSKKPDHVSSGGQRISPKTSPGHPPVSSLTIDPSDQGVDISPPPPPTPLSPLDIKGNMEFPPPPPELAPVSNMKRNSPKQEPSDSTVIQGTQEGSIQLTSTERITPTYSDRLQQAPSLEVQVEPTPLAKVEETTPSISPNSIISGRSSPDNHDVEPATSPQHVPRLPSVQENIAFSEHRDSPVPTHPTTLVESPIRCSPAEPEPLDVAEDEEEEEALDACDSGINIFTREQEKTEKELSEVSDPVLKWVLQALTPSSTILSDLFPLPKSKRSRSIGGTITMTMDVTTPTKSESETVAEQRSPSECVNLVLSSSRYLRISPAKAIILQRAQTMNKSDDLGNNNTELRKTQEELVDRISKKLIDIKDLQKEVAEEMTNLEDMGRQVMDSVKANCKASEYNKCNMYIADIERVTKLLLSLSRRLSKVESVLGSMENSEEEEKVNLEKLKVTINSQYQDAKMLKESITRRHSTISTMLLNKISNDQHDNFTYYTQMLPRHLIMGQELDDKVKLGEEQLEALSESLKQMSLSSDSENSRDTNGNVHGFKEEAAISSSSIGIVGSEEINSNATSSYC; encoded by the exons GGGGTCATCAGCGTCTGATTTCCGAGGCCCTAAGAGCCCAGATCTGAGAAAGCAAGCACAAGAGAATGCAGCCATGATGAAACAGACAATGTACCCAACAACAACAAGTAGTACAACATCATCGTCAATAGACCCTATGCCAAAGGAAGTCGCTGAACAGAAACCAGTCAATACAAAAAGAGTCAGGAAACGAGA ATCTCAGCCTGGTTCACCGAGGCCCAAATCTTGGCACACAGACCTTAGAGCCTTGAGTCAACCAGATCTGTCCAGGATGCCTCAGCACTCCCAAAGACCTGGTGAACACTCACAACCACGCTACAGGAATCCTCCAACACAATACAACCAGTTCCACAGTTCATCAGATACATCCTTCATGAAGTCCACTTACGAAGAGAAAATAAGCTACCACCCGCATGGCAGGTCCACTGGGAATCTGAATAACAACAGTGCTGAGGACACTATAGAACCTTTGCCAGGGCATGTGCAAAAGAAAAGGGAAGCATTCGAAAGGACAATTTTGTCACAGAGCATGGATAAGATAAATACTGATGATTATGGGGATGGGTATAGCAAGAGAGGTTTTAAAGGAAAGGAGGTGATAACGCAAGGTGTGAATCCTAACTTAAGAAATATCAGCCGCGATATTGAACCTGCAGAGACTTATCCAAAGGTTGTTGTGGCAACACATATAAACAGTGTCCAGTCAAAGGCAGTACTGGGCAGAGTACCAGAAAGTGGTGAGCAGAAAGGTCAGAAGTTTGGAGGTGCACATGATGTCAATATCTACGCTGTTCAGATGCCAGAGAGGCAGATTGCCAGTTCAGCAGATTCATCTGTCACAAGGAATTATGCGCAGGCGCACAGCAATTTCGCAGGGCACCCTCAGACAAGCTATGTGCAGTCAGCATTTGGTGCCAACCCACATTCAACAAGTTACAATTCTCATCAAGGAGAAGTTAGGAAGGTGCCACCAGCAATACCAAAGAGAGAAGACTCTAAGACTAAGACCCAGGCATATAGTGATCATGTGAAATCATCATCATGGCCGGTATCCACCATCAGTTCAGAGACCACTTGTACATTGACAGTGTGTCCAACAATACAACCAAGTGAATTGCCTCCAGTGAAACTGATGAAGACAGAGAAAGAGCAGAAGTCACCCTCGCAATCTGCTTCACAATCAAATGTCAATCAAAATTCCAATGGTGCGATGCAAGATATTGTGGTGGCAAAACGGATATGGATTGACGATGCTAGTGAGCCTGAATTTAACTTTGAGGAAGGTAAAATTCCTAGTAGTGACAATACATTGAATACAAATGTGAGTCCTCCATCCCCTCCTGTAAGAGACAATGAAAATGGACATTTCAAACTCAAACAAAGCAAAACCACTCGTAGTTCTGATGACAGGTTCAATACATCAGATCATTTGATCCAGGACTATCGCTCTTTCTTGGAAAAGACAGAACAGCAGCAGGAGAATCTGAAGTCTTATCAACCGGACAGTAGTGTgccagaaaataaaaatacaagagaACTTCTAATGAGAACTTGTGATTTTGGAAAAGCAACTCAGCAAGATATTGTGGAAACTTCACCGATGGCACAGACGCAACCTGCAAGAGATTCTCCACGGATATCATGGTATCAggagaagaaaaatcaggagAGGAGAAGACAAAGAAAGCGCTCATCACTGTCCTCTGAGGATTCATTGAACTTTTCagactttgatcaaaataggaAAAATCTGGGGCAGAATCCCGCAAGAACCTGGCGCAACCCAAGTGATAGTCGGGATGAAGAATGGAAGAAGTCAACAACTTCTCAGCAGCAGCATCCTGTTGAGTCCAGGATTTCTAGCCATTCACGACAATCCAGTGATCTAGACAATCCTAATGCTCCAAGAAAGCGGACACCAATAAGCCCTTCTCTGATGGAAGAAACCTTTAGAATGGAGCAGGAGCCAGAACAGAAGACCTTTACTGAGAAGGTGGAAAGGACTGGGATTCGCCAGGAGAGCAGAGATAGTCGTAAGTCAGGCATATTTGATCAGAATGATGATAACCAGCTTGAAAAAATTCAGTCAGACAGTAATCTCTCTGAAAATTCAATTCTTCGGAGATTGAAAAGGGAAGGCTCATTCAAGAACAATGTGAACCTTGACCCAGAAAGGTCAGAGGGTAATGAGACTTCTGCGAGGAAGATCATACCAGACACAAAGAGAGACCTTCGAAATCTAGGTCTGACTGAGAATGTGTTCAAACAGGATCACAGATCAAAAGGTAATCATTACAAATCTGGGTCTTTCACACATGATTCTAGGGGATATTCAGCAGATCCACGCCTTATGAGAACAACCCCAGTGCCATCATCACACCAACGCACACATTCCATAGACACATACAACCGTAATCCTCCTAGGAGGCATGAAAGTTTTGAGCGAAGGGGAAATGGAGTTTCCCGCGAGAGCTCCTTTTCTGAACATAATGTAGCAGAAAAGCAAGGGTACTGGGAAGCAAAGTCTCAAGAGAATGACCCAGAACGTGATAAAGGGGAACACAAGAAGTCAAAGTCGGATTCTGATCAACATCCTAAAGCAGACAAACAGAGGAAGAAGATGTCTGATCCTATCAACAAACCCCAGAATGTCAGGAAGACATCAGATCCTGAGAACAGGCAACAGATCTGGGATGCCCTCAAAGGGTTCATGGACTACCGACGTTCCCCACCAGGAACCAGCCCTTCCAGTTCCCGTCCATCTAGCATGTACGGCTCTGAGCAATCCCTGCATCGCAGTGAAATGCACCAATCTACCAGTTCTCTTGTCAGCGGGTACTCGAGTAGCAGACACTACCCCCAAGATTCTATATCAAGCATCGGCTCATCCTTTTCTTACCCATTGCACCAGCCACAGGATTCAGGCTTTGGGTCAAACAGTGATATCTCACAAGTCCGTAGCCCACACTCACCTCCCCAAACGGGAGTGGTTTCTCCAAAGGATGTGCGTGTAGCTGCTTCCATCTCACGTAATTCTGTAACGTCTCCAGGACCACAGTACCAGTCTAGCAATGTGGGCAACGAGAGAAGGAGAAGTCACCAAATTCAAAGACCACACCCATCCAAACACCTTACATCAAGGATGTCTGTGGACTCTAACCTTCCTAATTACCGTAACCAACAGGAAATGACGAGGTCCAACAGGTCACCCCAGGAAAAACTGGATTTCTCACCAACTCGACAGATATCACCTTTACCATCATACAAT GTACATGTGGCAGAACGAGTGCCAATCTCTAGTCTCAAAGAGGAGGAGATCAACAAAGAGGGCACTATTTATTATGAATCGCTTCAACCCGAGCATACAGAGACAGAAGCAAACCACCGAATCTTCAGATTCCCTCCCAGTAAAAAGCCAGACCATGTCAG CTCTGGTGGTCAGAGAATATCACCTAAAACATCACCTGGTCATCCTCCGGTTAGCAGCTTGACCATTGATCCATCAGACCAAGGAGTGGACATCAGCCCCCCTCCACCACCCACGCCCCTATCCCCTCTCGATATCAAGGGTAACATGGAATTCCCCCCTCCTCCACCGGAGCTGGCACCTGTATCCAACATGAAGAGGAATAGTCCAAAGCAAGAACCCAGTGATTCGACTGTAATTCAGGGAACGCAAGAGGGCAGCATTCAACTAACTAGCACAGAGAGAATAACACCCACCTACTCAGACCGGCTGCAACA AGCACCTTCTCTTGAGGTCCAGGTAGAACCTACACCCTTAGCCAAAGTAGAAGAGACGACACCATCAATATCACCCAACTCTATCATCTCGGGGCGATCATCACCCGACAACCACGACGTTGAGCCTGCAACATCACCACAGCACGTCCCCAGACTTCCCAGCGTCCAAGAGAACATCGCTTTCTCTGAGCATAGGGATTCTCCAGTCCCCACCCATCCAACAACACTTGTAGAGTCACCCATCCGTTGCAGTCCAGCAGAACCAGAGCCTTTGGACGTTGCAGAAGacgaggaagaagaggaggccTTAGACGCATGCGACAGCGGGATCAATATCTTCACCAGAGAGCAGGAGAAGACGGAGAAGGAGCTTAGTGAGGTCTCTGATCCTGTTTTGAAGTGGGTCTTGCAAGCACTGACTCCAAGCAGTACCATCCTATCTGATCTCTTCCCTCTACCCAAGTCTAAGAGGAGTCGGTCAATCGGTGGAACTATCACAATGACCATGGACGTGACCACACCAACAAA GAGTGAGAGTGAGACGGTAGCTGAACAGAGGAGTCCTAGTGAGTGTGTGAACCTGGTCTTATCAAGTTCCAGGTATCTTAGGATCTCTCCTGCTAAGGCTATCATCCTTCAGAGAGCTCAGACCATGAATAAGAGTGATGATCTTGGCAATAACAACACAGAGCTGAGAAAGACACAG GAGGAGCTCGTTGATCGGATCAGCAAGAAGTTGATAGACATCAAGGATCTGCAGAAGGAGGTTGCAGAGGAAATGACCAATCTTGAAGATATGGGCAG GCAAGTAATGGATAGCGTAAAGGCGAACTGCAAGGCCAGTGAATACAACAAGTGCAACATGTACATTGCAGACATTGAGAGGGTTACTAAGCTACTTCTATCCCTGTCCCGTCGGCTGAGCAAGGTGGAGAGTGTGCTAGGTAGCATGGAGAATAGTGAAGAGGAAGAGAAG GTGAATCTTGAGAAGTTGAAGGTGACCATCAATTCACAGTACCAGGATGCCAAGATGTTGAAGGAGAGTATCACCCGCCGTCACTCCACCATCAGCACCATGCTCCTCAACAAGATCTCCAACGATCAGCATGACAACTTCACTTACTATACCCAGATGCTTCCTAGGCATCTCATTATGGGTCAAGAACTTGATGATAAAGTCAAACTTGGTGAGGAGCAGCTGGAAGCACTTAGCGAGAGCCTCAAGCAGATGAGCCTGAGCTCAGATAGTGAAAACAGCAGGGACACCAACGGCAATGTCCATGGTTTCAAAGAAGAGGCTGCGATATCGTCATCGTCGATTGGGATCGTTGGTTCAGAGGAGATCAACTCCAATGCGACGAGTTCATACTGCTGA
- the LOC129260878 gene encoding protein Shroom3-like isoform X1: MGLKNLARCLLEFGDVQEVYAHIFCEVPALNVIRRRRNGTVGSSASDFRGPKSPDLRKQAQENAAMMKQTMYPTTTSSTTSSSIDPMPKEVAEQKPVNTKRVRKRESQPGSPRPKSWHTDLRALSQPDLSRMPQHSQRPGEHSQPRYRNPPTQYNQFHSSSDTSFMKSTYEEKISYHPHGRSTGNLNNNSAEDTIEPLPGHVQKKREAFERTILSQSMDKINTDDYGDGYSKRGFKGKEVITQGVNPNLRNISRDIEPAETYPKVVVATHINSVQSKAVLGRVPESGEQKGQKFGGAHDVNIYAVQMPERQIASSADSSVTRNYAQAHSNFAGHPQTSYVQSAFGANPHSTSYNSHQGEVRKVPPAIPKREDSKTKTQAYSDHVKSSSWPVSTISSETTCTLTVCPTIQPSELPPVKLMKTEKEQKSPSQSASQSNVNQNSNGAMQDIVVAKRIWIDDASEPEFNFEEGKIPSSDNTLNTNVSPPSPPVRDNENGHFKLKQSKTTRSSDDRFNTSDHLIQDYRSFLEKTEQQQENLKSYQPDSSVPENKNTRELLMRTCDFGKATQQDIVETSPMAQTQPARDSPRISWYQEKKNQERRRQRKRSSLSSEDSLNFSDFDQNRKNLGQNPARTWRNPSDSRDEEWKKSTTSQQQHPVESRISSHSRQSSDLDNPNAPRKRTPISPSLMEETFRMEQEPEQKTFTEKVERTGIRQESRDSRKSGIFDQNDDNQLEKIQSDSNLSENSILRRLKREGSFKNNVNLDPERSEGNETSARKIIPDTKRDLRNLGLTENVFKQDHRSKGNHYKSGSFTHDSRGYSADPRLMRTTPVPSSHQRTHSIDTYNRNPPRRHESFERRGNGVSRESSFSEHNVAEKQGYWEAKSQENDPERDKGEHKKSKSDSDQHPKADKQRKKMSDPINKPQNVRKTSDPENRQQIWDALKGFMDYRRSPPGTSPSSSRPSSMYGSEQSLHRSEMHQSTSSLVSGYSSSRHYPQDSISSIGSSFSYPLHQPQDSGFGSNSDISQVRSPHSPPQTGVVSPKDVRVAASISRNSVTSPGPQYQSSNVGNERRRSHQIQRPHPSKHLTSRMSVDSNLPNYRNQQEMTRSNRSPQEKLDFSPTRQISPLPSYNVHVAERVPISSLKEEEINKEGTIYYESLQPEHTETEANHRIFRFPPSKKPDHVSSSGGQRISPKTSPGHPPVSSLTIDPSDQGVDISPPPPPTPLSPLDIKGNMEFPPPPPELAPVSNMKRNSPKQEPSDSTVIQGTQEGSIQLTSTERITPTYSDRLQQAPSLEVQVEPTPLAKVEETTPSISPNSIISGRSSPDNHDVEPATSPQHVPRLPSVQENIAFSEHRDSPVPTHPTTLVESPIRCSPAEPEPLDVAEDEEEEEALDACDSGINIFTREQEKTEKELSEVSDPVLKWVLQALTPSSTILSDLFPLPKSKRSRSIGGTITMTMDVTTPTKSESETVAEQRSPSECVNLVLSSSRYLRISPAKAIILQRAQTMNKSDDLGNNNTELRKTQEELVDRISKKLIDIKDLQKEVAEEMTNLEDMGRQVMDSVKANCKASEYNKCNMYIADIERVTKLLLSLSRRLSKVESVLGSMENSEEEEKVNLEKLKVTINSQYQDAKMLKESITRRHSTISTMLLNKISNDQHDNFTYYTQMLPRHLIMGQELDDKVKLGEEQLEALSESLKQMSLSSDSENSRDTNGNVHGFKEEAAISSSSIGIVGSEEINSNATSSYC, encoded by the exons GGGGTCATCAGCGTCTGATTTCCGAGGCCCTAAGAGCCCAGATCTGAGAAAGCAAGCACAAGAGAATGCAGCCATGATGAAACAGACAATGTACCCAACAACAACAAGTAGTACAACATCATCGTCAATAGACCCTATGCCAAAGGAAGTCGCTGAACAGAAACCAGTCAATACAAAAAGAGTCAGGAAACGAGA ATCTCAGCCTGGTTCACCGAGGCCCAAATCTTGGCACACAGACCTTAGAGCCTTGAGTCAACCAGATCTGTCCAGGATGCCTCAGCACTCCCAAAGACCTGGTGAACACTCACAACCACGCTACAGGAATCCTCCAACACAATACAACCAGTTCCACAGTTCATCAGATACATCCTTCATGAAGTCCACTTACGAAGAGAAAATAAGCTACCACCCGCATGGCAGGTCCACTGGGAATCTGAATAACAACAGTGCTGAGGACACTATAGAACCTTTGCCAGGGCATGTGCAAAAGAAAAGGGAAGCATTCGAAAGGACAATTTTGTCACAGAGCATGGATAAGATAAATACTGATGATTATGGGGATGGGTATAGCAAGAGAGGTTTTAAAGGAAAGGAGGTGATAACGCAAGGTGTGAATCCTAACTTAAGAAATATCAGCCGCGATATTGAACCTGCAGAGACTTATCCAAAGGTTGTTGTGGCAACACATATAAACAGTGTCCAGTCAAAGGCAGTACTGGGCAGAGTACCAGAAAGTGGTGAGCAGAAAGGTCAGAAGTTTGGAGGTGCACATGATGTCAATATCTACGCTGTTCAGATGCCAGAGAGGCAGATTGCCAGTTCAGCAGATTCATCTGTCACAAGGAATTATGCGCAGGCGCACAGCAATTTCGCAGGGCACCCTCAGACAAGCTATGTGCAGTCAGCATTTGGTGCCAACCCACATTCAACAAGTTACAATTCTCATCAAGGAGAAGTTAGGAAGGTGCCACCAGCAATACCAAAGAGAGAAGACTCTAAGACTAAGACCCAGGCATATAGTGATCATGTGAAATCATCATCATGGCCGGTATCCACCATCAGTTCAGAGACCACTTGTACATTGACAGTGTGTCCAACAATACAACCAAGTGAATTGCCTCCAGTGAAACTGATGAAGACAGAGAAAGAGCAGAAGTCACCCTCGCAATCTGCTTCACAATCAAATGTCAATCAAAATTCCAATGGTGCGATGCAAGATATTGTGGTGGCAAAACGGATATGGATTGACGATGCTAGTGAGCCTGAATTTAACTTTGAGGAAGGTAAAATTCCTAGTAGTGACAATACATTGAATACAAATGTGAGTCCTCCATCCCCTCCTGTAAGAGACAATGAAAATGGACATTTCAAACTCAAACAAAGCAAAACCACTCGTAGTTCTGATGACAGGTTCAATACATCAGATCATTTGATCCAGGACTATCGCTCTTTCTTGGAAAAGACAGAACAGCAGCAGGAGAATCTGAAGTCTTATCAACCGGACAGTAGTGTgccagaaaataaaaatacaagagaACTTCTAATGAGAACTTGTGATTTTGGAAAAGCAACTCAGCAAGATATTGTGGAAACTTCACCGATGGCACAGACGCAACCTGCAAGAGATTCTCCACGGATATCATGGTATCAggagaagaaaaatcaggagAGGAGAAGACAAAGAAAGCGCTCATCACTGTCCTCTGAGGATTCATTGAACTTTTCagactttgatcaaaataggaAAAATCTGGGGCAGAATCCCGCAAGAACCTGGCGCAACCCAAGTGATAGTCGGGATGAAGAATGGAAGAAGTCAACAACTTCTCAGCAGCAGCATCCTGTTGAGTCCAGGATTTCTAGCCATTCACGACAATCCAGTGATCTAGACAATCCTAATGCTCCAAGAAAGCGGACACCAATAAGCCCTTCTCTGATGGAAGAAACCTTTAGAATGGAGCAGGAGCCAGAACAGAAGACCTTTACTGAGAAGGTGGAAAGGACTGGGATTCGCCAGGAGAGCAGAGATAGTCGTAAGTCAGGCATATTTGATCAGAATGATGATAACCAGCTTGAAAAAATTCAGTCAGACAGTAATCTCTCTGAAAATTCAATTCTTCGGAGATTGAAAAGGGAAGGCTCATTCAAGAACAATGTGAACCTTGACCCAGAAAGGTCAGAGGGTAATGAGACTTCTGCGAGGAAGATCATACCAGACACAAAGAGAGACCTTCGAAATCTAGGTCTGACTGAGAATGTGTTCAAACAGGATCACAGATCAAAAGGTAATCATTACAAATCTGGGTCTTTCACACATGATTCTAGGGGATATTCAGCAGATCCACGCCTTATGAGAACAACCCCAGTGCCATCATCACACCAACGCACACATTCCATAGACACATACAACCGTAATCCTCCTAGGAGGCATGAAAGTTTTGAGCGAAGGGGAAATGGAGTTTCCCGCGAGAGCTCCTTTTCTGAACATAATGTAGCAGAAAAGCAAGGGTACTGGGAAGCAAAGTCTCAAGAGAATGACCCAGAACGTGATAAAGGGGAACACAAGAAGTCAAAGTCGGATTCTGATCAACATCCTAAAGCAGACAAACAGAGGAAGAAGATGTCTGATCCTATCAACAAACCCCAGAATGTCAGGAAGACATCAGATCCTGAGAACAGGCAACAGATCTGGGATGCCCTCAAAGGGTTCATGGACTACCGACGTTCCCCACCAGGAACCAGCCCTTCCAGTTCCCGTCCATCTAGCATGTACGGCTCTGAGCAATCCCTGCATCGCAGTGAAATGCACCAATCTACCAGTTCTCTTGTCAGCGGGTACTCGAGTAGCAGACACTACCCCCAAGATTCTATATCAAGCATCGGCTCATCCTTTTCTTACCCATTGCACCAGCCACAGGATTCAGGCTTTGGGTCAAACAGTGATATCTCACAAGTCCGTAGCCCACACTCACCTCCCCAAACGGGAGTGGTTTCTCCAAAGGATGTGCGTGTAGCTGCTTCCATCTCACGTAATTCTGTAACGTCTCCAGGACCACAGTACCAGTCTAGCAATGTGGGCAACGAGAGAAGGAGAAGTCACCAAATTCAAAGACCACACCCATCCAAACACCTTACATCAAGGATGTCTGTGGACTCTAACCTTCCTAATTACCGTAACCAACAGGAAATGACGAGGTCCAACAGGTCACCCCAGGAAAAACTGGATTTCTCACCAACTCGACAGATATCACCTTTACCATCATACAAT GTACATGTGGCAGAACGAGTGCCAATCTCTAGTCTCAAAGAGGAGGAGATCAACAAAGAGGGCACTATTTATTATGAATCGCTTCAACCCGAGCATACAGAGACAGAAGCAAACCACCGAATCTTCAGATTCCCTCCCAGTAAAAAGCCAGACCATGTCAG CAGCTCTGGTGGTCAGAGAATATCACCTAAAACATCACCTGGTCATCCTCCGGTTAGCAGCTTGACCATTGATCCATCAGACCAAGGAGTGGACATCAGCCCCCCTCCACCACCCACGCCCCTATCCCCTCTCGATATCAAGGGTAACATGGAATTCCCCCCTCCTCCACCGGAGCTGGCACCTGTATCCAACATGAAGAGGAATAGTCCAAAGCAAGAACCCAGTGATTCGACTGTAATTCAGGGAACGCAAGAGGGCAGCATTCAACTAACTAGCACAGAGAGAATAACACCCACCTACTCAGACCGGCTGCAACA AGCACCTTCTCTTGAGGTCCAGGTAGAACCTACACCCTTAGCCAAAGTAGAAGAGACGACACCATCAATATCACCCAACTCTATCATCTCGGGGCGATCATCACCCGACAACCACGACGTTGAGCCTGCAACATCACCACAGCACGTCCCCAGACTTCCCAGCGTCCAAGAGAACATCGCTTTCTCTGAGCATAGGGATTCTCCAGTCCCCACCCATCCAACAACACTTGTAGAGTCACCCATCCGTTGCAGTCCAGCAGAACCAGAGCCTTTGGACGTTGCAGAAGacgaggaagaagaggaggccTTAGACGCATGCGACAGCGGGATCAATATCTTCACCAGAGAGCAGGAGAAGACGGAGAAGGAGCTTAGTGAGGTCTCTGATCCTGTTTTGAAGTGGGTCTTGCAAGCACTGACTCCAAGCAGTACCATCCTATCTGATCTCTTCCCTCTACCCAAGTCTAAGAGGAGTCGGTCAATCGGTGGAACTATCACAATGACCATGGACGTGACCACACCAACAAA GAGTGAGAGTGAGACGGTAGCTGAACAGAGGAGTCCTAGTGAGTGTGTGAACCTGGTCTTATCAAGTTCCAGGTATCTTAGGATCTCTCCTGCTAAGGCTATCATCCTTCAGAGAGCTCAGACCATGAATAAGAGTGATGATCTTGGCAATAACAACACAGAGCTGAGAAAGACACAG GAGGAGCTCGTTGATCGGATCAGCAAGAAGTTGATAGACATCAAGGATCTGCAGAAGGAGGTTGCAGAGGAAATGACCAATCTTGAAGATATGGGCAG GCAAGTAATGGATAGCGTAAAGGCGAACTGCAAGGCCAGTGAATACAACAAGTGCAACATGTACATTGCAGACATTGAGAGGGTTACTAAGCTACTTCTATCCCTGTCCCGTCGGCTGAGCAAGGTGGAGAGTGTGCTAGGTAGCATGGAGAATAGTGAAGAGGAAGAGAAG GTGAATCTTGAGAAGTTGAAGGTGACCATCAATTCACAGTACCAGGATGCCAAGATGTTGAAGGAGAGTATCACCCGCCGTCACTCCACCATCAGCACCATGCTCCTCAACAAGATCTCCAACGATCAGCATGACAACTTCACTTACTATACCCAGATGCTTCCTAGGCATCTCATTATGGGTCAAGAACTTGATGATAAAGTCAAACTTGGTGAGGAGCAGCTGGAAGCACTTAGCGAGAGCCTCAAGCAGATGAGCCTGAGCTCAGATAGTGAAAACAGCAGGGACACCAACGGCAATGTCCATGGTTTCAAAGAAGAGGCTGCGATATCGTCATCGTCGATTGGGATCGTTGGTTCAGAGGAGATCAACTCCAATGCGACGAGTTCATACTGCTGA